The Lonchura striata isolate bLonStr1 chromosome 5, bLonStr1.mat, whole genome shotgun sequence genome window below encodes:
- the FRS2 gene encoding fibroblast growth factor receptor substrate 2, producing MGSCCSCPDKETVPDNHRNKFKVINVDDDGNELGSGIMELTDTELVLYTRKRDSVKWHYLCLRRYGYDSNLFSFESGRRCQTGQGIFAFKCARAEELFNMLQEIMQNNSINVVEEPVVERNNHQTELEVPRTPRTPTTPGFNAQSLPNGYPRYPSFGDASSHPSSRHPSVGSARLPSVGEESTHPLLVAEEQVHTYVNTTGVQEERKNRSSVHVPLESKLSNTETTKVKEDQMCTDDRDAQVLLEPEGVKFVLGPTPVQRQLMEREKLEQLGRDQVSGSSTNNTEWDTGYDSDERRETPSGNKLVYENINRLSIPSASGVRRGRLTSTSTSDTQNINNSAQRRTALLNYENLPSLPPVWEARKLSRDEDDSLGPKTPSLNGYHNNLDLMHNYVNTENVTVPASAHKVEFTRRRDCTPTVFNFDIRRPSLEHRQLNYIQVDLEGGSDSDNPQTPKTPTTPLPQTPTRRTELYAVIDIERTAAMSSLQKALPRDDGTSRKTRHNSTDLPM from the exons ATGGGTAGCTGTTGTAGCTGTCCAGATAAAGAAACTGTCCCAGATAACCACCGAAACAAATTTAAG gTTATTAATGTGGATGACGATGGTAATGAACTGGGTTCTGGCATAATGGAACTTACAGATACAGAACTAGTTTTGTACACCCGTAAAAGGGACTCTGTAAAATGGCACTACCTCTGTCTCCGTCGCTATGGCTATGACTCAaatcttttctcttttgaaagtGGTCGAAGGTGTCAAACTGGACAAG gAATCTTTGCCTTTAAGTGCGCCCGGGCAGAAGAACTATTTAACATGTTACAAGAGATAATGCAGAATAATAGCATAAATGTGGTAGAAGAACCAGTAGTAGAAAGGAATAATCATCAAACTGAGTTGGAAGTACCAAGAACGCCTCGAACACCTACCA CTCCTGGATTCAATGCACAAAGTTTACCCAACGGCTATCCCAGATACCCATCTTTTGGAGATGCTTCATCACACCCTTCCAGCAGACATCCTTCTGTCGGCAGCGCACGCCTCCCCTCTGTCGGTGAAGAATCAACACATCCTTTACTTGTAGCAGAGGAGCAa gTGCACACTTATGTAAACACTACTGGAGtacaagaggaaagaaaaaatcgATCAAGTGTGCATGTGCCACTGGAATCAAAGCTTTCAAACACTGAAACAACTAAAGTGAAAGAAGACCAGATGTGTACTGATGACAGAGATGCTCAGGTTCTCCTGGAGCCTGAGGGAGTGAAGTTTGTTTTAGGACCAACACCTGTTCAAAGGCAGTTAATGGAAAGAGAGAAACTGGAACAACTTGGGAGAGATCAAGTTAGTGGCAGCAGCACAAACAACACTGAATGGGACACTGGGTACGACAGTGATGAACGTAGAGAGACACCATCTGGTAATAAATTGGtgtatgaaaatataaataggTTATCAATCCCTAGTGCCTCAGGGGTCAGGAGAGGTCGCTTAACATCAACCAGTACCTCAGACACCCAGAACATTAACAACTCTGCTCAGAGGAGAACTGCGCTGCTGAACTATGAGAACTTGCCATCCTTGCCTCCTGTTTGGGAAGCCCGGAAGCTGAGCAGAGATGAAGATGACAGTTTAGGACCAAAGACCCCGTCTCTGAATGGCTACCACAATAACCTAGATCTAATGCATAACTATGTCAATACAGAGAATGTAACAGTACCAGCAAGTGCTCATAAAGTAGAATTTACACGACGTCGGGACTGTACCCCAACAGTCTTTAACTTTGACATTAGGCGTCCAAGTTTAGAACACAGGCAGCTCAACTATATACAGGTTGACTTGGAAGGTGGTAGTGACTCTGACAACCCTCAgactccaaaaacccccacCACTCCACTTCCGCAAACTCCAACCAGGCGCACAGAGCTGTATGCTGTGATAGACATTGAAAGAACTGCTGCTATGTCAAGCTTGCAAAAAGCACTGCCCCGAGATGATGGTACTTCTAGGAAAACTAGACATAACAGTACTGACCTGCCTATGTGA